The following coding sequences lie in one Arachis hypogaea cultivar Tifrunner chromosome 4, arahy.Tifrunner.gnm2.J5K5, whole genome shotgun sequence genomic window:
- the LOC112797830 gene encoding receptor-like protein EIX2, which translates to MIQQLNLKYCVVGVMTMNGVVYAVLMVQLLAWTSSAVVVPRVKCIESERQALLSLKRGFNATDDDWLSSWGDGEQQKECCNWEGVKCSNVTGHVLMLHLHTDPFRTVGSISPSLGELHHLKYLDLSGNYFTHTPSIPPFIASLTFLTHLDLSFCSFGGNIPPQLGNLLFLQYLDLRSNEFDPPQQIPSQFSNLSHLVYLDLSFSNLVGGFPLQVTNMSSLTYLDLSDNNFNGTLPPQLGNLLSLEHLDLSANAFTGTIPSQFKNLSRLQHLDLHPEYYALDKTMSLSSDLQWLSELSTMRYLSLPRVNLSGASNWQQQVSSLSHLQYLDLNACNLVDSMPTLSPANFSTSLSYVDISNNSLRDASFIFPWLMNSTRSLVTLRMNDNGLTGTIPGTFGNLSLLEELNLENNELKGQIPVTLFHSCNLAELYLSKNKLTGEFHEYIRVFSRCAHRPLKFLDLSWNEITGVVPDISHLSSLQELLLDNNRLNGSIHEGIGQLSNLNELSLGNNFLTGLIYEAHFSRLSNLDTLDLSHNALAFNVSVDWIPPFNLNNIYLASCKLGPNFPTWLHTQTKIEYLDISCAGISSTVPNWFWEPLPQMWNLNISHNSFRGKIEDAILPDQSLSIDLSFNLFEGPIPAFLSIASKLVLSNNRFSTANHLLCGNSSKYTRFMDLSNNNLRGELSDCWRGFELLVVLDLSNNQFYGNMPKFLGSSRKIQSIHLEGNNFSGEIPSSLHNCTQLQVFDAAGNKLSGTIPTWIGDNIPKLLVLSLRSNNFHGNIPLSMCNLHELHVLDLSLNILSGNIPKCINNLSAMATLANSNATITDYYNYNVTIGIYNDSTSLIWKGKMSKYGSTLGLLRSIDFSSNRLRGKIPSEMMSLIGLVSLNLSRNLFSGDIPPTIGQLKSIDFLDLSRNHLSGRIPSQLAQIDRLSVLDLSYNDLSGEIPVGTQLQTRDASDYAGNPKLCGAPLNNTCPIHGHQISEHDADGDDDEQFVSEVFYIAMAAGFVMAFWGVCFSLILKKSWRYAYFKLLSDVYDKLYVFTVIKVAKLKRIRSQI; encoded by the coding sequence ATGATACAACAACTTAACTTGAAATATTGTGTGGTTGGAGTGATGACGATGAATGGTGTAGTTTATGCGGTGTTGATGGTGCAGCTACTTGCATGGACCAGCAGTGCAGTGGTGGTGCCACGCGTGAAGTGCATTGAGAGTGAACGGCAGGCTCTGCTTTCTCTCAAACGTGGCTTCAATGCCACGGATGATGATTGGTTGTCTTCATGGGGAGATGGGGAGCAGCAGAAGGAGTGTTGCAACTGGGAAGGCGTCAAGTGCAGCAATGTAACTGGCCATGTTCTCATGCTTCATCTTCATACTGATCCCTTTAGGACAGTTGGATCCATAAGTCCATCACTAGGTGAGTTACATCATTTGAAGTATTTGGACCTTAGTGGTAATTACTTTACTCACACTCCATCCATCCCTCCTTTCATTGCCTCTTTAACCTTTTTGACACACCTCGAtctctctttttgttcctttggTGGAAACATACCCCCTCAATTGGGAAATCTACTCTTCCTCCAGTATCTTGATCTTAGATCGAATGAATTTGATCCTCCGCAACAAATCCCTTCTCAGTTCTCAAATCTCTCCCATTTAGTGTACCTTGATCTTAGTTTCAGTAATTTGGTTGGAGGATTCCCTCTTCAAGTCACAAATATGTCATCCTTGACATATTTGGATCTTAGTGATAATAACTTCAATGGAACACTGCCTCCTCAGCTTGGAAATCTCTTATCCTTAGAACATCTTGATCTAAGTGCAAATGCATTCACCGGAACCATTCCTAGTCAATTCAAAAACCTTTCTCGTTTACAGCATCTTGACCTCCATCCTGAGTATTATGCCTTGGACAAAACCATGTCATTAAGTTCAGATTTACAATGGCTATCTGAACTTTCAACCATGAGGTATCTTTCACTTCCTAGGGTGAATCTAAGTGGTGCCAGCAATTGGCAACAACAAGTGAGTAGCCTTTCTCATCTTCAATATTTAGACTTGAATGCTTGCAATCTTGTTGATTCCATGCCCACTTTATCCCCCGCTAACTTCTCCACTTCTCTCTCATATGTGGATATCTCTAACAACTCTCTAAGGGATGCATCCTTCATATTCCCATGGTTAATGAATTCCACTCGTAGTCTTGTTACTCTCAGAATGAATGATAATGGTTTAACAGGAACCATACCAGGAACATTTGGGAACTTGAGCCTCCTTGAGGAGTTAAATCTTGAAAATAATGAGCTCAAAGGCCAAATACCTGTAACCTTGTTTCATAGTTGCAATTTGGCAGAACTATACCTATCCAAAAACAAGTTGACAGGGGAGTTTCATGAATATATTCGAGTATTTTCTCGTTGTGCTCATAGACCCTTAAAATTCTTGGATTTGAGCTGGAATGAAATTACAGGGGTGGTGCCTGACATCTCACATCTTTCATCTTTGCAAGAGTTACTACTTGATAACAACAGATTAAATGGAAGCATACATGAAGGTATTGGACAACTATCCAACTTAAATGAGCTAAGCCTTGGAAATAACTTCCTGACAGGTTTGATATATGAAGCTCATTTCTCAAGACTTTCCAATCTTGACACTTTGGATTTGTCTCATAATGCATTGGCTTTTAATGTTAGCGTCGATTGGATTCCCCCTTTCAATTTAAATAACATTTATTTGGCCTCTTGCAAGTTGGGACCTAACTTCCCAACATGGCTTCATACCCAAACGAAGATTGAGTATTTGGATATCTCCTGTGCTGGAATTTCTAGCACTGTTCCTAATTGGTTTTGGGAACCCCTTCCTCAGATGTGGAATTTGAATATTTCTCACAACAGCTTTCGAGGAAAAATTGAAGACGCAATTCTACCTGACCAAAGTCTTTCAATTGATTTGAGCTTCAATTTATTTGAAGGCCCAATTCCAGCATTCCTTTCAATTGCTTCAAAACTTGTTTTGTCCAATAACAGATTTTCAACTGCAAATCATCTTTTATGTGGAAATTCTTCCAAATACACAAGATTTATGGATTTGTCAAACAACAACCTTAGAGGAGAACTTTCGGATTGTTGGAGGGGTTTTGAGTTATTAGTCGTCCTAGATTTATCCAATAATCAGTTTTATGGAAATATGCCAAAATTTCTGGGGTCTTCAAGAAAAATCCAGTCAATACACTTAGAAGGCAATAATTTTTCAGGAGAGATACCATCATCCTTGCATAATTGCACACAACTACAAGTTTTTGATGCTGCAGGTAATAAGTTGTCAGGAACAATACCAACCTGGATTGGAGATAATATTCCAAAGCTACTTGTACTTAGCTTACGTTCCAATAATTTTCATGGTAACATTCCATTAAGCATGTGCAATCTTCATGAACTCCATGTCTTGGACCTCTCTCTCAATATTCTCTCTGGCAATATACCTAAATGCATAAATAATCTATCTGCTATGGCCACACTAGCAAATTCAAATGCAACCATTACTGATTACTATAATTATAATGTGACCATCGGAATTTATAATGATAGCACATCACTGATATGGAAAGGAAAAATGTCAAAATATGGAAGCACCCTGGGATTGTTGAGAAGTATTGATTTCTCCAGCAACAGATTAAGAGGGAAAATACCAAGTGAGATGATGAGTCTTATTGGCTTGGTTTCTTTAAATCTTTCAAGAAACTTGTTTAGTGGAGACATTCCTCCAACTATTGGACAGCTGAAGTCAATAGATTTTCTTGATCTATCCAGAAATCATTTGTCAGGAAGAATTCCTTCACAGCTTGCTCAGATTGACCGTCTCAGTGTTCTTGACTTGTCATACAATGATTTATCTGGAGAAATCCCAGTTGGCACGCAACTTCAAACAAGGGATGCTTCTGATTATGCAGGAAATCCAAAACTTTGTGGTGCTCCCCTCAACAATACTTGTCCCATTCATGGTCACCAGATCAGTGAACATGATGCTGACGGTGATGATGATGAACAATTTGTAAGCGAGGTGTTCTACATTGCTATGGCTGCTGGATTTGTTATGGCATTTTGGGGAGTTTGCTTCTCATTGATTTTGAAGAAATCTTGGAGATATGCTTATTTCAAGTTGTTGAGTGATGTCTATGACAAGCTCTATGTATTTACAGTGATCAAGGTGGCCAAACTGAAAAGGATCAGATCTCAAATATGA
- the LOC112797831 gene encoding phosphatidylinositol 3,4,5-trisphosphate 3-phosphatase and protein-tyrosine-phosphatase PTEN1 isoform X1, translating into MGLKFTKQGPQKVDDLSLQNHMINYLTKNFIRNLVSKQRRRMLIAGYDLDMTYITDRILAMSFPAERMRAVYRNPLWQVKSVLDMTHHEHYKIYNLCIEESYDPANFHGRVEAYPFDDNHVPPLEMIKDFCESVHSWLSSDPRNIAVIHCMAGKGRTGLMVCSYLTYSGMTADEALQLYAERRTTNNEGVSIPSQRRYVRYFESVLSTPRGRVSLPQPCSRELRRIRLYDTVNICAIFFVISELQEEAPNQCYRPPVEIFRGCCREIKKGYQRTNSPRYYLSYIEEENEDGTQSEQEEPRIVVQMDTESPAIYKKTCLDYYFDQPILLTGDVRVIFYEKMIGGRLFYCCFNTAFVKNSMVQLGIQDLDKVGKKGRSICGSDFSLELLFGPANSSSVSNSDNATIVSL; encoded by the exons ATGGGGTTGAAATTTACAAAGCAGGGGCCACAAAAAGTTGATGACTTGAGTTTACAGAATCACATGATCAATTACCTTACCAAGAATTTTATTCGAAACTTGGTATCTAAGCAACGGAGACGGATGCTCATTGCCGGCTATGATCTTGACATGACATATATCACAGATAGAATATTGGCAATGTCATTTCCTGCAGAACGAATGCGAGCAGTGTATCGAAATCCTCTATGGCAGGTGAAATCTGTGTTGGACATGACTCACCATGAACATTATAAG aTCTATAATCTCTGTATAGAAGAAAGTTATGATCCGGCAAACTTTCATGGACGTGTCGAAGCATACCCTTTCGATGATAACCATGTACCGCCCCTTGAAATGATCAAAGATTTTTGTGAAAGTGTGCATTCATGGCTATCAAGTGATCCAAGAAATATTGCTGTCATTCATTGCATG GCAGGGAAGGGTAGAACTGGCTTAATGGTGTGTTCATACCTAACTTATTCTGGCATGACAGCAGATGAGGCTCTTCAATTGTATGCAGAGAGAAGGACAACAAATAATGAAGGA gtatcaATACCAAGCCAACGCCGTTATGTAAGGTACTTTGAAAGTGTACTTTCTACCCCTAGGGGCAGAGTGAGCTTGCCTCAACCATGTAGCAGAGAATTGCGCCGAATTCGCCTTTATGATACAGTTAACATCTGTGCAATATTCTTTGTGATTTCAGAGCTGCAGGAGGAG GCTCCTAACCAGTGCTATCGACCGCCAGTGGAAATTTTCCGAGGGTGCTGCAGAGAGATTAAGAAAGGCTATCAGAGAACCAACAGTCCTCGCTACTATCTTTCTTatatcgaagaagaaaatgaagatggaACACAATCAGAACAAGAAGAACCTCGGATTGTTGTTCAAATGGACACAGAGAGTCCTGCAATATACAAGAAAACCTGTTTGGATTATTATTTCGACCAACCGATCCTA TTAACTGGAGATGTACGTGTCATATTCTATGAGAAAATGATAGGAGGCCGTCTCTTCTATTGCTGTTTTAATACAGCTTTTGTTAAGAACAGCATGGTACAG CTGGGAATACAGGATTTGGACAAAGTTGGGAAGAAAGGAAGATCAATATGTGGAAGTGATTTTAGCTTGGAATTACTGTTTGGTCCTGCCAATTCATCAAGTGTATCCAATAGTGACAATGCTACTATTGTTTCCTTGTGA
- the LOC112797831 gene encoding phosphatidylinositol 3,4,5-trisphosphate 3-phosphatase and protein-tyrosine-phosphatase PTEN1 isoform X3 has translation MGLKFTKQGPQKVDDLSLQNHMINYLTKNFIRNLVSKQRRRMLIAGYDLDMTYITDRILAMSFPAERMRAVYRNPLWQVKSVLDMTHHEHYKAGKGRTGLMVCSYLTYSGMTADEALQLYAERRTTNNEGVSIPSQRRYVRYFESVLSTPRGRVSLPQPCSRELRRIRLYDTVNICAIFFVISELQEEAPNQCYRPPVEIFRGCCREIKKGYQRTNSPRYYLSYIEEENEDGTQSEQEEPRIVVQMDTESPAIYKKTCLDYYFDQPILLTGDVRVIFYEKMIGGRLFYCCFNTAFVKNSMVQLGIQDLDKVGKKGRSICGSDFSLELLFGPANSSSVSNSDNATIVSL, from the exons ATGGGGTTGAAATTTACAAAGCAGGGGCCACAAAAAGTTGATGACTTGAGTTTACAGAATCACATGATCAATTACCTTACCAAGAATTTTATTCGAAACTTGGTATCTAAGCAACGGAGACGGATGCTCATTGCCGGCTATGATCTTGACATGACATATATCACAGATAGAATATTGGCAATGTCATTTCCTGCAGAACGAATGCGAGCAGTGTATCGAAATCCTCTATGGCAGGTGAAATCTGTGTTGGACATGACTCACCATGAACATTATAAG GCAGGGAAGGGTAGAACTGGCTTAATGGTGTGTTCATACCTAACTTATTCTGGCATGACAGCAGATGAGGCTCTTCAATTGTATGCAGAGAGAAGGACAACAAATAATGAAGGA gtatcaATACCAAGCCAACGCCGTTATGTAAGGTACTTTGAAAGTGTACTTTCTACCCCTAGGGGCAGAGTGAGCTTGCCTCAACCATGTAGCAGAGAATTGCGCCGAATTCGCCTTTATGATACAGTTAACATCTGTGCAATATTCTTTGTGATTTCAGAGCTGCAGGAGGAG GCTCCTAACCAGTGCTATCGACCGCCAGTGGAAATTTTCCGAGGGTGCTGCAGAGAGATTAAGAAAGGCTATCAGAGAACCAACAGTCCTCGCTACTATCTTTCTTatatcgaagaagaaaatgaagatggaACACAATCAGAACAAGAAGAACCTCGGATTGTTGTTCAAATGGACACAGAGAGTCCTGCAATATACAAGAAAACCTGTTTGGATTATTATTTCGACCAACCGATCCTA TTAACTGGAGATGTACGTGTCATATTCTATGAGAAAATGATAGGAGGCCGTCTCTTCTATTGCTGTTTTAATACAGCTTTTGTTAAGAACAGCATGGTACAG CTGGGAATACAGGATTTGGACAAAGTTGGGAAGAAAGGAAGATCAATATGTGGAAGTGATTTTAGCTTGGAATTACTGTTTGGTCCTGCCAATTCATCAAGTGTATCCAATAGTGACAATGCTACTATTGTTTCCTTGTGA
- the LOC112797831 gene encoding phosphatidylinositol 3,4,5-trisphosphate 3-phosphatase and protein-tyrosine-phosphatase PTEN1 isoform X2, whose protein sequence is MINYLTKNFIRNLVSKQRRRMLIAGYDLDMTYITDRILAMSFPAERMRAVYRNPLWQVKSVLDMTHHEHYKIYNLCIEESYDPANFHGRVEAYPFDDNHVPPLEMIKDFCESVHSWLSSDPRNIAVIHCMAGKGRTGLMVCSYLTYSGMTADEALQLYAERRTTNNEGVSIPSQRRYVRYFESVLSTPRGRVSLPQPCSRELRRIRLYDTVNICAIFFVISELQEEAPNQCYRPPVEIFRGCCREIKKGYQRTNSPRYYLSYIEEENEDGTQSEQEEPRIVVQMDTESPAIYKKTCLDYYFDQPILLTGDVRVIFYEKMIGGRLFYCCFNTAFVKNSMVQLGIQDLDKVGKKGRSICGSDFSLELLFGPANSSSVSNSDNATIVSL, encoded by the exons ATGATCAATTACCTTACCAAGAATTTTATTCGAAACTTGGTATCTAAGCAACGGAGACGGATGCTCATTGCCGGCTATGATCTTGACATGACATATATCACAGATAGAATATTGGCAATGTCATTTCCTGCAGAACGAATGCGAGCAGTGTATCGAAATCCTCTATGGCAGGTGAAATCTGTGTTGGACATGACTCACCATGAACATTATAAG aTCTATAATCTCTGTATAGAAGAAAGTTATGATCCGGCAAACTTTCATGGACGTGTCGAAGCATACCCTTTCGATGATAACCATGTACCGCCCCTTGAAATGATCAAAGATTTTTGTGAAAGTGTGCATTCATGGCTATCAAGTGATCCAAGAAATATTGCTGTCATTCATTGCATG GCAGGGAAGGGTAGAACTGGCTTAATGGTGTGTTCATACCTAACTTATTCTGGCATGACAGCAGATGAGGCTCTTCAATTGTATGCAGAGAGAAGGACAACAAATAATGAAGGA gtatcaATACCAAGCCAACGCCGTTATGTAAGGTACTTTGAAAGTGTACTTTCTACCCCTAGGGGCAGAGTGAGCTTGCCTCAACCATGTAGCAGAGAATTGCGCCGAATTCGCCTTTATGATACAGTTAACATCTGTGCAATATTCTTTGTGATTTCAGAGCTGCAGGAGGAG GCTCCTAACCAGTGCTATCGACCGCCAGTGGAAATTTTCCGAGGGTGCTGCAGAGAGATTAAGAAAGGCTATCAGAGAACCAACAGTCCTCGCTACTATCTTTCTTatatcgaagaagaaaatgaagatggaACACAATCAGAACAAGAAGAACCTCGGATTGTTGTTCAAATGGACACAGAGAGTCCTGCAATATACAAGAAAACCTGTTTGGATTATTATTTCGACCAACCGATCCTA TTAACTGGAGATGTACGTGTCATATTCTATGAGAAAATGATAGGAGGCCGTCTCTTCTATTGCTGTTTTAATACAGCTTTTGTTAAGAACAGCATGGTACAG CTGGGAATACAGGATTTGGACAAAGTTGGGAAGAAAGGAAGATCAATATGTGGAAGTGATTTTAGCTTGGAATTACTGTTTGGTCCTGCCAATTCATCAAGTGTATCCAATAGTGACAATGCTACTATTGTTTCCTTGTGA